The Aureispira anguillae genome contains a region encoding:
- a CDS encoding 6-pyruvoyl trahydropterin synthase family protein encodes MYISVFRKAHFNAAHRLHNPNWSATKNEAIFGLCNNPHYHGHNYELEVKVSGEVDPETGYLIDLKLLSDLIRDHIEAKLDHKNLNLQVEEFQNLNPTAENIAYVIWHILRKKLDEKYDLMVRLYETPRNYVEYEGK; translated from the coding sequence ATGTATATTTCAGTATTTCGCAAAGCGCATTTTAATGCTGCTCATCGCTTACATAATCCAAATTGGTCGGCAACTAAAAATGAAGCGATTTTTGGTCTGTGTAATAATCCACATTATCATGGGCATAATTACGAACTGGAAGTAAAGGTAAGTGGGGAAGTAGATCCCGAAACGGGCTATTTGATTGACTTAAAATTGCTATCTGATTTGATAAGGGATCATATAGAAGCTAAATTGGATCATAAAAACCTAAACTTGCAGGTAGAAGAATTTCAAAATTTGAATCCAACAGCAGAAAATATTGCTTATGTAATTTGGCATATTTTGCGAAAAAAATTGGATGAAAAATACGATTTAATGGTTCGATTGTATGAAACCCCACGCAATTATGTGGAGTATGAAGGAAAATAG
- a CDS encoding glutathione peroxidase, giving the protein MSTTSPKSIHTFQIDGLTGGQINFSDYAGKKILLVNVASQCGLTAQYAQLEEMYRNFSDNFVIIACPANNFGAQEPGSNQEIEQFCSTTYQISFPMTTKISVKGNDMHSLYHFVTQKTLNGLQDSDVSWNFQKYIFDEAGYLTHVFAPTVEPADERILAALDIQL; this is encoded by the coding sequence ATGAGTACCACCTCACCAAAAAGCATTCACACCTTCCAAATAGATGGATTAACAGGTGGACAAATCAATTTTTCGGATTATGCTGGCAAAAAAATTCTTTTGGTCAATGTAGCTTCCCAATGTGGTTTGACAGCACAATATGCACAATTGGAAGAAATGTATCGCAATTTTTCGGATAATTTTGTCATCATTGCTTGCCCTGCCAATAATTTTGGTGCTCAAGAACCAGGAAGTAATCAAGAAATTGAACAATTCTGTTCCACCACCTATCAAATTAGTTTTCCGATGACAACCAAAATTTCTGTCAAGGGAAACGACATGCACTCCCTGTATCATTTTGTTACTCAAAAAACGCTGAATGGTTTACAAGATTCTGATGTGAGTTGGAACTTCCAGAAATACATCTTTGATGAAGCAGGTTACCTAACACATGTCTTTGCTCCTACCGTAGAACCTGCTGATGAACGTATTTTAGCAGCCTTAGACATCCAATTATAA